The Raphanus sativus cultivar WK10039 chromosome 2, ASM80110v3, whole genome shotgun sequence DNA segment GCCTCTCTCTGAGCACGAGCCTTCTTTCTCATCTCATCCTCCATGTCCACATCGTGCAGCGTCGTCTCTTCGCACTCGTCTATCTCCATGTCGCTCAGAGTCGCCTTCGCTGGCCTCGGCAAAACCGCTTCAATGGCCTTTGTCTGGTTCGGGCCCAGCGAGTCTGGGAACTCTACGGTGAAGTGGATGTACAGCTTACCCTTCATGAAGGGCCTTTGGTGTATCGGCATTCCCTCGTCGCTTATCGCCCTGTATGAATCTACcaacaaaccaaaataaacaCAACACTGTAAGAACGAGAGAGGCTGGTGTAAATAGCAATGAGAGGGATGGATACGTACCTGGCTTCACAACCTCTCCAGGATGCGATTTGATGAGAAGCTGTCTTGTGTCCAAGTGAGTCAAGACGAACTGGAACCCACAGAGGGCTTCGGTTAGAGACAGGGTGTGCTCCACGAAGAGGTCATCTCCCTTTCTCTTGAAGGTTGAGTGCTCCTTCTGCTGAATGACGAACACTATATCTCCAGTGACCGTATCAGGCTGTTTTCAAAAAGAGTAACAAAGTCAATACACGGATAATACAATGATCGAAAGGAGTGTAATCATAATCACTAACCGCTTCATCTGCTTGTCCTCTGAAAGTGATCTTCTGACTGTGCTGCATTCCCTTCTCCACAGCTACTTCAAGCACCTTCTTCTCGGAGACAACCTTCTCTCCTTTGCACTGTGGACACCTATCACGATCGTTGATGGTCTCACCAGTTCCCTTGCAGTCATGGCAAGGATGCTGCATCTGCTGAATCATCCCAGGTCCAATCTGCCTGATCGACACCTTCATTCCCGATCCCTGGCATCCACCGCACGTCATCGAAGCTCCAGACTTCGAACCCTTTCTGCCATCATAAAAACCAAATCAACGTCAGTTAAACAACTCTTTCTTTCATAAAGTATATATCTCAAGAAGTACGAACCCGTTACACTTTGAGCACAAAGCCTTCCTAGAGAGCGAAAGCTTCTTCGTTGTTCCGAGATAAAGATCCTCTAGAGAAACCTTCAGAGGGTGAACAACATCTTCACCACGCCTCTGCCTCCTTCCACGGCTACTACCACCTAATCAAAATCCAAACCTTTTAAATCATCTATTCAAAAAGGCGAAACCATTTGTGAGATGAGAGAGACTAAACCTCCGAAAGGGtgtccaccaccaccaccaccaaagaAGGAGGAGAAGATATCAAAGGGGTCGTGACCACCGCCTCCACCGCCCATTCCTTCCTTGAGCGCGTCCTCACCATACTGATCGTAGATCTCACGCTTCTCTGGATCGCTTAGAACTTCATAAGCCTGAGCTAGCTCCTTGAACTGCACAGAGTGCCATGTAAAAAAAAGTATAACTTCACCAGTTGATGACCTAAAGCTCTTAACTTTCAGATCGAATCAGACATACGAAGATCCAATCGATCGGAAAATCGAATTCAAATTATTGGaggaattaaaaaaacaaactagATTTCGCCAGACCGACACGAACTGAATTACAGACAATCTGTGTAATAAAATTAAAGGGATCGAAGGATTCACAGACCTTCTCGGGATCTCCACCCTTGTCGGGATGGTTTTTGATGGCGGCTTTCTTGTAAGCCTTTTTGAGATCTTCAGGTGAGGCGGTCTTGGGAACGCCGAGGATCTCGTAGAACTTGGTGTTGTCGCTCTTACTCGAAGGTCCTCTTCTGAACATCTTTCTCCGTTTttaagaaaaccctaaaaacagAGAGGAGagatgtagagagagagagatgagagttTGTTGTGGCTGCTCTTCGAAGACTTTGCTTAAGGTCTTGTGGAGCGGAACACTCTAGAtcttttttatatctttttcttttgttttccttttaataacttttttttaaattcatttctTCTCCTATGGGAAAAGGAAATTTAACAAAACTAGTCAAAGAATATAACTTTTTGATAATTACATCAAACAAAGTTCATCTTCTCCTCTATTATTTAATGCGAAAATATGGTCTcctttttagaattttaaattattaagatTTGTGTTATAATTACCATGTACAGTATATACTTTTACAAATGTAAGCTGAAAATATTATCTATAGTAAAATGTACAAATCTATAGGTGTTTTTAAACTTGGATAaaatttgaatgttttttttgaaaaaatattcataa contains these protein-coding regions:
- the LOC108842998 gene encoding chaperone protein dnaJ 3 — encoded protein: MFRRGPSSKSDNTKFYEILGVPKTASPEDLKKAYKKAAIKNHPDKGGDPEKFKELAQAYEVLSDPEKREIYDQYGEDALKEGMGGGGGGHDPFDIFSSFFGGGGGGHPFGGGSSRGRRQRRGEDVVHPLKVSLEDLYLGTTKKLSLSRKALCSKCNGKGSKSGASMTCGGCQGSGMKVSIRQIGPGMIQQMQHPCHDCKGTGETINDRDRCPQCKGEKVVSEKKVLEVAVEKGMQHSQKITFRGQADEAPDTVTGDIVFVIQQKEHSTFKRKGDDLFVEHTLSLTEALCGFQFVLTHLDTRQLLIKSHPGEVVKPDSYRAISDEGMPIHQRPFMKGKLYIHFTVEFPDSLGPNQTKAIEAVLPRPAKATLSDMEIDECEETTLHDVDMEDEMRKKARAQREAYDDDDDDEEGPGGAQRVQCAQQ